A region from the Aegilops tauschii subsp. strangulata cultivar AL8/78 chromosome 5, Aet v6.0, whole genome shotgun sequence genome encodes:
- the LOC109755277 gene encoding ASI1-immunoprecipitated protein 2 isoform X4 translates to MKLRGSRVKQADSGSPGTFSAPVRKKRGTRAPPSSRCLRGKKDDNDNVMSSDDAITEEGHAASPSSRKAKEQNHGEIAVGSSADPTGQSVSVNEARENSRALKNTSNVQTTTVKKTTAEDKTSRAIMDDQVFNAEMDSTSSDDESAEEVEDVKVCDICGDVGDEVKLAVCNRCNDGAEHTYCMRDMMEKVPDGEWFCEECQTEVEYEKEKLEKPQVKLVTSKEESVQGKISKPFNDANSRSPCENEVEDETVGRQERNEANQGIDMVEDAKIPPVAKQNIPEPGGLSMESYSRKGIPLPRESSFRLDIEKGKQPTPQVPILLGSNASKNQAPPLNGQLSKSTSFNSSKVPKVKQLVNEVPQKTKTLKDQLSCSMRKEGPTSFSTKSASFKKPKTCEPANKAKSSIIPPAEELSVMNLPVSRNVSNDRGTSILGCPSITGPLAFPVQSKAESAAQRLTTGSNMSASSNSGHFTQFCGVDKLGLSAMKPLSERNLKDASAKRNKMSEATEKATSRLADQSDRILKCGPYHDPVYRPKDMSSGRSVPSSSTISSDPMDKSSRGFSPVDKTIVSTVPELDYIWQGDFELWRTGRSPELCDGFQAHLSCSASPKVLEVAKKFPSRVQLEELPRRNSWPTQFQQNGPTYENIGVFFFARDAQSYEHHYSKLVQNMLINDLALRGNIETAELIIFPSNILSKNSQRWNMFYFLWGVFKVKREDHWNLPLDVPISKCETDLNEDPLTVDPHTSVLSSSRSLSEDQNNGADPACYLVKSATSAEHQCLQTSEANRQGCSNGDNSSVQAVGGRDLEDHCHDSSMTCCLTNNRRANNDFSTAPAGKQKIIAYPDSQKKMCDGGNVVEPIFDVNTMPVNCSISSIHKQDNQNRAINLNNAESLMDVDHANNIELNSGTVDLASHASRSAQKRNVDMANWIDGANGSVDKKIKLDNVSSTVESSLSGKIRDGRLSSKVHPLAALPVHDCTDNKSMAGISKSNGKCTFPLDLNVVDDADIDMADDAAIGNSITVQSEDLPEQNTQDLKPALGDNISSRKPVVEEKLNKGDTPPTDMSGALSLSLAFPASKEQ, encoded by the exons ATGAAGTTAAGAGGATCGAGAGTAAAGCAGGCCGACTCTGGTTCACCAG GGACTTTCAGTGCGCCTGTTAGGAAGAAAAGAGGGACAAGAGCACCTCCATCTTCTAGATGTTTACGTGGTAAAAAGGATGATAATGATAATGTCATGAGCAGTGATGACGCTATTACAGAAGAAGGCCATGCTG CCTCCCCTTCAAGCAGGAAGGCAAAAGAACAAAATCACGGAGAGATAGCTGTTGGAAGCTCAGCTG ATCCCACAGGCCAGAGTGTCTCTGTAAATGAAGCACGTGAaaactcgagggcattgaaaaatACTTCTAATGTGCAAACAACTACTGTTAAGAAGACTACTGCTGAGGATAAAACTTCTCGAGCAATCATGGATGAT CAGGTTTTTAATGCAGAAATGGATTCCACGTCTTCAGATGATGAGAGTGCCGAAGAAGTTGAGGAT GTGAAAGTTTGTGACATATGTGGAGATGTTGGTGATGAGGTGAAGCTCGCTGTTTGCAATAGATGCAACGATGGTGCTGAGCATAC TTATTGTATGCGGGACATGATGGAAAAGGTTCCGGATGGTGAGTGGTTTTGTGAAGAGTGCCAAACTGAAGTAGAATATGAAAAGGAGAAGTTAGAAAAACCTCAGGTGAAGCTTGTCACTTCAAAGGAAGAGTCTGTTCAAGGGAAAATCAGTAAACCTTTCAATGATGCAAACAGCAGAAGTCCTTGTGAGAATGAAGTGGAAGATGAAACTGTTGGCAGACAAGAACGGAATGAAGCAAATCAAGGCATTGATATGGTTGAAGATGCAAAGATTCCTCCTGTGGCTAAACAAAATATTCCTGAACCTGGTGGTTTATCAATGGAGTCTTACTCCAGAAAAGGAATACCTCTGCCACGTGAGAGCTCATTCAGGTTGGATATAGAGAAAGGAAAGCAACCTACCCCCCAAGTGCCAATCTTACTGGGGTCTAATGCTAGCAAGAATCAGGCACCACCACTTAACG GTCAACTCTCCAAGTCCACTTCTTTCAACAGCTCTAAGGTGCCCAAGGTGAAGCAACTAGTGAATGAAGTTCCTCAGAAGACCAAAACTTTGAAGGATCAGTTGTCCTGTAGTATGAGAAAAGAGGGGCCAACGAGCTTTTCAACTAAGTCAGCATCATTCAAAAAGCCCAAAACTTGTGAGCCTGCAAATAAGGCAAAGTCTTCCATCATTCCACCTGCTGAGGAGCTAAGTGTGATGAATTTACCAGTGAGCCGAAATGTAAGTAATGATAGAGGCACTTCTATATTAGGATGCCCCTCAATTACTGGACCACTGGCTTTTCCAGTTCAATCAAAAGCAGAATCTGCAGCTCAGCGCCTCACTACAGGAAGCAACATGTCTGCCTCTAGCAATTCAGGCCATTTTACCCAATTTTGTGGTGTTGATAAATTAGGTTTGTCTGCAATGAAACCTCTGAGTGAGCGAAACTTGAAGGATGCCTCTGCCAAAAGGAATAAAATGTCTGAAGCTACTGAGAAAGCTACTTCCAGATTAGCAGATCAATCTGATCGCATCCTCAAATGTGGTCCTTATCATGACCCAGTATACAGGCCTAAAGATATGTCATCTGGAAGATCTGTTCCCAGCAGTTCTACTATATCAAGTGATCCGATGGACAAATCGAGTCGAGGCTTTTCACCTGTTgataaaacaatagtttcaactGTTCCAGAGTTGGATTATATTTGGCA GGGTGATTTTGAGCTGTGGAGGACTGGAAGATCACCTGAGCTATGTGATGGTTTTCAAGCTCACTTATCATGTTCTGCTTCACCAAAAGTGCTGGAAGTAGCAAAGAAATTCCCTTCCAGAGTCCAGCTTGAAGAACTGCCTCGTCGAAACTCATGGCCCACACAGTTTCAACAAAATGGACCCACATATGAGAATATTGGTGTTTTCTTCTTTGCTAGAGATGCTCAGAG CTATGAACATCATTACAGTAAATTGGTTCAGAATATGCTAATCAATGATTTGGCACTCAGAGGAAATATCGAAACAGCCGAATTAATTATATTCCCTTCTAACATCCTATCAAAGAACTCTCAAA GATGGAACATGTTTTATTTCCTATGGGGTGTGTTTAAAGTGAAAAGAGAAGATCACTGGAACCTTCCACTTGATGTACCAATAAGTAAATGTGAAACTGATTTGAATGAGGATCCCCTGACCGTGGATCCGCATACCTCTGTTTTGTCCTCTAGCCGTTCATTGTCTGAAGACCAAAATAATGGCGCTGACCCAGCCTGCTATTTGGTCAAGTCAGCTACTTCTGCAGAACATCAATGTCTGCAAACTTCGGAAGCTAATCGTCAGGGATGTTCAAATGGAGATAACTCTTCAGTCCAGGCTGTCGGTGGAAGAGATTTGGAAGATCACTGTCATGATTCAAGTATGACATGTTGTTTAACAAATAACAGGAGGGCAAACAATGATTTTTCCACTGCTCCGGCAGGAAAACAGAAG ATAATTGCATATCCAGACTCTCAAAAGAAAATGTGTGATGGTGGCAATGTTGTCGAACCCATTTTTGATGTAAATACGATGCCAGTTAATTGCTCTATCTCATCAATCCACAAACAAG ATAATCAGAACCGAGCCATCAACCTTAACAATGCAGAGAGCCTGATGGATGTAGATCATGCAAATAATATTGAACTGAACTCAGGTACAGTGGATCTTGCTTCACATGCATCACGTAGTGCACAAAAAAGAAATGTGGACATGGCAAACTGGATTGACGGAGCCAATGGATCAGTAGACAAGAAAATTAAATTGGATAATGTATCGTCCACTGTGGAGTCTAGTTTAAGTGGGAAGATCAGAGATGGAAGGTTGTCATCCAAGGTACACCCTCTAGCAGCTTTACCTGTTCATGATTGCACTGACAATAAGAGCATGGCAGGAATCTCGAAGAGTAATGGAAAGTGCACATTTCCGCTAGATCTAAACGTGGTGGATGATGCAGATATAGACATGGCGGATGATGCAGCGATTGGAAATAGCATAACCGTTCAGTCTGAAGATTTACCTGAACAGAACACACAAGATCTTAAGCCAGCACTGGGGGACAACATATCTTCTAGAAAGCCCGTGGttgaagaaaagttgaataaagGAGATACACCGCCTACTGATATGTCAGGCGcgctctccctctcccttgctTTTCCAGCATCAAAGGAACAATAG
- the LOC109755277 gene encoding ASI1-immunoprecipitated protein 2 isoform X9, translated as MKLRGSRVKQADSGSPGTFSAPVRKKRGTRAPPSSRCLRGKKDDNDNVMSSDDAITEEGHAASPSSRKAKEQNHGEIAVGSSADPTGQSVSVNEARENSRALKNTSNVQTTTVKKTTAEDKTSRAIMDDVFNAEMDSTSSDDESAEEVEDVKVCDICGDVGDEVKLAVCNRCNDGAEHTYCMRDMMEKVPDGEWFCEECQTEVEYEKEKLEKPQVKLVTSKEESVQGKISKPFNDANSRSPCENEVEDETVGRQERNEANQGIDMVEDAKIPPVAKQNIPEPGGLSMESYSRKGIPLPRESSFRLDIEKGKQPTPQVPILLGSNASKNQAPPLNGQLSKSTSFNSSKVPKVKQLVNEVPQKTKTLKDQLSCSMRKEGPTSFSTKSASFKKPKTCEPANKAKSSIIPPAEELSVMNLPVSRNVSNDRGTSILGCPSITGPLAFPVQSKAESAAQRLTTGSNMSASSNSGHFTQFCGVDKLGLSAMKPLSERNLKDASAKRNKMSEATEKATSRLADQSDRILKCGPYHDPVYRPKDMSSGRSVPSSSTISSDPMDKSSRGFSPVDKTIVSTVPELDYIWQGDFELWRTGRSPELCDGFQAHLSCSASPKVLEVAKKFPSRVQLEELPRRNSWPTQFQQNGPTYENIGVFFFARDAQSYEHHYSKLVQNMLINDLALRGNIETAELIIFPSNILSKNSQRWNMFYFLWGVFKVKREDHWNLPLDVPISKCETDLNEDPLTVDPHTSVLSSSRSLSEDQNNGADPACYLVKSATSAEHQCLQTSEANRQGCSNGDNSSVQAVGGRDLEDHCHDSSMTCCLTNNRRANNDFSTAPAGKQKIIAYPDSQKKMCDGGNVVEPIFDVNTMPVNCSISSIHKQDNQNRAINLNNAESLMDVDHANNIELNSGTVDLASHASRSAQKRNVDMANWIDGANGSVDKKIKLDNVSSTVESSLSGKIRDGRLSSKI; from the exons ATGAAGTTAAGAGGATCGAGAGTAAAGCAGGCCGACTCTGGTTCACCAG GGACTTTCAGTGCGCCTGTTAGGAAGAAAAGAGGGACAAGAGCACCTCCATCTTCTAGATGTTTACGTGGTAAAAAGGATGATAATGATAATGTCATGAGCAGTGATGACGCTATTACAGAAGAAGGCCATGCTG CCTCCCCTTCAAGCAGGAAGGCAAAAGAACAAAATCACGGAGAGATAGCTGTTGGAAGCTCAGCTG ATCCCACAGGCCAGAGTGTCTCTGTAAATGAAGCACGTGAaaactcgagggcattgaaaaatACTTCTAATGTGCAAACAACTACTGTTAAGAAGACTACTGCTGAGGATAAAACTTCTCGAGCAATCATGGATGAT GTTTTTAATGCAGAAATGGATTCCACGTCTTCAGATGATGAGAGTGCCGAAGAAGTTGAGGAT GTGAAAGTTTGTGACATATGTGGAGATGTTGGTGATGAGGTGAAGCTCGCTGTTTGCAATAGATGCAACGATGGTGCTGAGCATAC TTATTGTATGCGGGACATGATGGAAAAGGTTCCGGATGGTGAGTGGTTTTGTGAAGAGTGCCAAACTGAAGTAGAATATGAAAAGGAGAAGTTAGAAAAACCTCAGGTGAAGCTTGTCACTTCAAAGGAAGAGTCTGTTCAAGGGAAAATCAGTAAACCTTTCAATGATGCAAACAGCAGAAGTCCTTGTGAGAATGAAGTGGAAGATGAAACTGTTGGCAGACAAGAACGGAATGAAGCAAATCAAGGCATTGATATGGTTGAAGATGCAAAGATTCCTCCTGTGGCTAAACAAAATATTCCTGAACCTGGTGGTTTATCAATGGAGTCTTACTCCAGAAAAGGAATACCTCTGCCACGTGAGAGCTCATTCAGGTTGGATATAGAGAAAGGAAAGCAACCTACCCCCCAAGTGCCAATCTTACTGGGGTCTAATGCTAGCAAGAATCAGGCACCACCACTTAACG GTCAACTCTCCAAGTCCACTTCTTTCAACAGCTCTAAGGTGCCCAAGGTGAAGCAACTAGTGAATGAAGTTCCTCAGAAGACCAAAACTTTGAAGGATCAGTTGTCCTGTAGTATGAGAAAAGAGGGGCCAACGAGCTTTTCAACTAAGTCAGCATCATTCAAAAAGCCCAAAACTTGTGAGCCTGCAAATAAGGCAAAGTCTTCCATCATTCCACCTGCTGAGGAGCTAAGTGTGATGAATTTACCAGTGAGCCGAAATGTAAGTAATGATAGAGGCACTTCTATATTAGGATGCCCCTCAATTACTGGACCACTGGCTTTTCCAGTTCAATCAAAAGCAGAATCTGCAGCTCAGCGCCTCACTACAGGAAGCAACATGTCTGCCTCTAGCAATTCAGGCCATTTTACCCAATTTTGTGGTGTTGATAAATTAGGTTTGTCTGCAATGAAACCTCTGAGTGAGCGAAACTTGAAGGATGCCTCTGCCAAAAGGAATAAAATGTCTGAAGCTACTGAGAAAGCTACTTCCAGATTAGCAGATCAATCTGATCGCATCCTCAAATGTGGTCCTTATCATGACCCAGTATACAGGCCTAAAGATATGTCATCTGGAAGATCTGTTCCCAGCAGTTCTACTATATCAAGTGATCCGATGGACAAATCGAGTCGAGGCTTTTCACCTGTTgataaaacaatagtttcaactGTTCCAGAGTTGGATTATATTTGGCA GGGTGATTTTGAGCTGTGGAGGACTGGAAGATCACCTGAGCTATGTGATGGTTTTCAAGCTCACTTATCATGTTCTGCTTCACCAAAAGTGCTGGAAGTAGCAAAGAAATTCCCTTCCAGAGTCCAGCTTGAAGAACTGCCTCGTCGAAACTCATGGCCCACACAGTTTCAACAAAATGGACCCACATATGAGAATATTGGTGTTTTCTTCTTTGCTAGAGATGCTCAGAG CTATGAACATCATTACAGTAAATTGGTTCAGAATATGCTAATCAATGATTTGGCACTCAGAGGAAATATCGAAACAGCCGAATTAATTATATTCCCTTCTAACATCCTATCAAAGAACTCTCAAA GATGGAACATGTTTTATTTCCTATGGGGTGTGTTTAAAGTGAAAAGAGAAGATCACTGGAACCTTCCACTTGATGTACCAATAAGTAAATGTGAAACTGATTTGAATGAGGATCCCCTGACCGTGGATCCGCATACCTCTGTTTTGTCCTCTAGCCGTTCATTGTCTGAAGACCAAAATAATGGCGCTGACCCAGCCTGCTATTTGGTCAAGTCAGCTACTTCTGCAGAACATCAATGTCTGCAAACTTCGGAAGCTAATCGTCAGGGATGTTCAAATGGAGATAACTCTTCAGTCCAGGCTGTCGGTGGAAGAGATTTGGAAGATCACTGTCATGATTCAAGTATGACATGTTGTTTAACAAATAACAGGAGGGCAAACAATGATTTTTCCACTGCTCCGGCAGGAAAACAGAAG ATAATTGCATATCCAGACTCTCAAAAGAAAATGTGTGATGGTGGCAATGTTGTCGAACCCATTTTTGATGTAAATACGATGCCAGTTAATTGCTCTATCTCATCAATCCACAAACAAG ATAATCAGAACCGAGCCATCAACCTTAACAATGCAGAGAGCCTGATGGATGTAGATCATGCAAATAATATTGAACTGAACTCAGGTACAGTGGATCTTGCTTCACATGCATCACGTAGTGCACAAAAAAGAAATGTGGACATGGCAAACTGGATTGACGGAGCCAATGGATCAGTAGACAAGAAAATTAAATTGGATAATGTATCGTCCACTGTGGAGTCTAGTTTAAGTGGGAAGATCAGAGATGGAAGGTTGTCATCCAAG ATATAG
- the LOC109755277 gene encoding ASI1-immunoprecipitated protein 2 isoform X5 — protein sequence MKLRGSRVKQADSGSPGTFSAPVRKKRGTRAPPSSRCLRGKKDDNDNVMSSDDAITEEGHAASPSSRKAKEQNHGEIAVGSSADPTGQSVSVNEARENSRALKNTSNVQTTTVKKTTAEDKTSRAIMDDVFNAEMDSTSSDDESAEEVEDVKVCDICGDVGDEVKLAVCNRCNDGAEHTYCMRDMMEKVPDGEWFCEECQTEVEYEKEKLEKPQVKLVTSKEESVQGKISKPFNDANSRSPCENEVEDETVGRQERNEANQGIDMVEDAKIPPVAKQNIPEPGGLSMESYSRKGIPLPRESSFRLDIEKGKQPTPQVPILLGSNASKNQAPPLNGQLSKSTSFNSSKVPKVKQLVNEVPQKTKTLKDQLSCSMRKEGPTSFSTKSASFKKPKTCEPANKAKSSIIPPAEELSVMNLPVSRNVSNDRGTSILGCPSITGPLAFPVQSKAESAAQRLTTGSNMSASSNSGHFTQFCGVDKLGLSAMKPLSERNLKDASAKRNKMSEATEKATSRLADQSDRILKCGPYHDPVYRPKDMSSGRSVPSSSTISSDPMDKSSRGFSPVDKTIVSTVPELDYIWQGDFELWRTGRSPELCDGFQAHLSCSASPKVLEVAKKFPSRVQLEELPRRNSWPTQFQQNGPTYENIGVFFFARDAQSYEHHYSKLVQNMLINDLALRGNIETAELIIFPSNILSKNSQRWNMFYFLWGVFKVKREDHWNLPLDVPISKCETDLNEDPLTVDPHTSVLSSSRSLSEDQNNGADPACYLVKSATSAEHQCLQTSEANRQGCSNGDNSSVQAVGGRDLEDHCHDSSMTCCLTNNRRANNDFSTAPAGKQKIIAYPDSQKKMCDGGNVVEPIFDVNTMPVNCSISSIHKQDNQNRAINLNNAESLMDVDHANNIELNSGTVDLASHASRSAQKRNVDMANWIDGANGSVDKKIKLDNVSSTVESSLSGKIRDGRLSSKVHPLAALPVHDCTDNKSMAGISKSNGKCTFPLDLNVVDDADIDMADDAAIGNSITVQSEDLPEQNTQDLKPALGDNISSRKPVVEEKLNKGDTPPTDMSGALSLSLAFPASKEQ from the exons ATGAAGTTAAGAGGATCGAGAGTAAAGCAGGCCGACTCTGGTTCACCAG GGACTTTCAGTGCGCCTGTTAGGAAGAAAAGAGGGACAAGAGCACCTCCATCTTCTAGATGTTTACGTGGTAAAAAGGATGATAATGATAATGTCATGAGCAGTGATGACGCTATTACAGAAGAAGGCCATGCTG CCTCCCCTTCAAGCAGGAAGGCAAAAGAACAAAATCACGGAGAGATAGCTGTTGGAAGCTCAGCTG ATCCCACAGGCCAGAGTGTCTCTGTAAATGAAGCACGTGAaaactcgagggcattgaaaaatACTTCTAATGTGCAAACAACTACTGTTAAGAAGACTACTGCTGAGGATAAAACTTCTCGAGCAATCATGGATGAT GTTTTTAATGCAGAAATGGATTCCACGTCTTCAGATGATGAGAGTGCCGAAGAAGTTGAGGAT GTGAAAGTTTGTGACATATGTGGAGATGTTGGTGATGAGGTGAAGCTCGCTGTTTGCAATAGATGCAACGATGGTGCTGAGCATAC TTATTGTATGCGGGACATGATGGAAAAGGTTCCGGATGGTGAGTGGTTTTGTGAAGAGTGCCAAACTGAAGTAGAATATGAAAAGGAGAAGTTAGAAAAACCTCAGGTGAAGCTTGTCACTTCAAAGGAAGAGTCTGTTCAAGGGAAAATCAGTAAACCTTTCAATGATGCAAACAGCAGAAGTCCTTGTGAGAATGAAGTGGAAGATGAAACTGTTGGCAGACAAGAACGGAATGAAGCAAATCAAGGCATTGATATGGTTGAAGATGCAAAGATTCCTCCTGTGGCTAAACAAAATATTCCTGAACCTGGTGGTTTATCAATGGAGTCTTACTCCAGAAAAGGAATACCTCTGCCACGTGAGAGCTCATTCAGGTTGGATATAGAGAAAGGAAAGCAACCTACCCCCCAAGTGCCAATCTTACTGGGGTCTAATGCTAGCAAGAATCAGGCACCACCACTTAACG GTCAACTCTCCAAGTCCACTTCTTTCAACAGCTCTAAGGTGCCCAAGGTGAAGCAACTAGTGAATGAAGTTCCTCAGAAGACCAAAACTTTGAAGGATCAGTTGTCCTGTAGTATGAGAAAAGAGGGGCCAACGAGCTTTTCAACTAAGTCAGCATCATTCAAAAAGCCCAAAACTTGTGAGCCTGCAAATAAGGCAAAGTCTTCCATCATTCCACCTGCTGAGGAGCTAAGTGTGATGAATTTACCAGTGAGCCGAAATGTAAGTAATGATAGAGGCACTTCTATATTAGGATGCCCCTCAATTACTGGACCACTGGCTTTTCCAGTTCAATCAAAAGCAGAATCTGCAGCTCAGCGCCTCACTACAGGAAGCAACATGTCTGCCTCTAGCAATTCAGGCCATTTTACCCAATTTTGTGGTGTTGATAAATTAGGTTTGTCTGCAATGAAACCTCTGAGTGAGCGAAACTTGAAGGATGCCTCTGCCAAAAGGAATAAAATGTCTGAAGCTACTGAGAAAGCTACTTCCAGATTAGCAGATCAATCTGATCGCATCCTCAAATGTGGTCCTTATCATGACCCAGTATACAGGCCTAAAGATATGTCATCTGGAAGATCTGTTCCCAGCAGTTCTACTATATCAAGTGATCCGATGGACAAATCGAGTCGAGGCTTTTCACCTGTTgataaaacaatagtttcaactGTTCCAGAGTTGGATTATATTTGGCA GGGTGATTTTGAGCTGTGGAGGACTGGAAGATCACCTGAGCTATGTGATGGTTTTCAAGCTCACTTATCATGTTCTGCTTCACCAAAAGTGCTGGAAGTAGCAAAGAAATTCCCTTCCAGAGTCCAGCTTGAAGAACTGCCTCGTCGAAACTCATGGCCCACACAGTTTCAACAAAATGGACCCACATATGAGAATATTGGTGTTTTCTTCTTTGCTAGAGATGCTCAGAG CTATGAACATCATTACAGTAAATTGGTTCAGAATATGCTAATCAATGATTTGGCACTCAGAGGAAATATCGAAACAGCCGAATTAATTATATTCCCTTCTAACATCCTATCAAAGAACTCTCAAA GATGGAACATGTTTTATTTCCTATGGGGTGTGTTTAAAGTGAAAAGAGAAGATCACTGGAACCTTCCACTTGATGTACCAATAAGTAAATGTGAAACTGATTTGAATGAGGATCCCCTGACCGTGGATCCGCATACCTCTGTTTTGTCCTCTAGCCGTTCATTGTCTGAAGACCAAAATAATGGCGCTGACCCAGCCTGCTATTTGGTCAAGTCAGCTACTTCTGCAGAACATCAATGTCTGCAAACTTCGGAAGCTAATCGTCAGGGATGTTCAAATGGAGATAACTCTTCAGTCCAGGCTGTCGGTGGAAGAGATTTGGAAGATCACTGTCATGATTCAAGTATGACATGTTGTTTAACAAATAACAGGAGGGCAAACAATGATTTTTCCACTGCTCCGGCAGGAAAACAGAAG ATAATTGCATATCCAGACTCTCAAAAGAAAATGTGTGATGGTGGCAATGTTGTCGAACCCATTTTTGATGTAAATACGATGCCAGTTAATTGCTCTATCTCATCAATCCACAAACAAG ATAATCAGAACCGAGCCATCAACCTTAACAATGCAGAGAGCCTGATGGATGTAGATCATGCAAATAATATTGAACTGAACTCAGGTACAGTGGATCTTGCTTCACATGCATCACGTAGTGCACAAAAAAGAAATGTGGACATGGCAAACTGGATTGACGGAGCCAATGGATCAGTAGACAAGAAAATTAAATTGGATAATGTATCGTCCACTGTGGAGTCTAGTTTAAGTGGGAAGATCAGAGATGGAAGGTTGTCATCCAAGGTACACCCTCTAGCAGCTTTACCTGTTCATGATTGCACTGACAATAAGAGCATGGCAGGAATCTCGAAGAGTAATGGAAAGTGCACATTTCCGCTAGATCTAAACGTGGTGGATGATGCAGATATAGACATGGCGGATGATGCAGCGATTGGAAATAGCATAACCGTTCAGTCTGAAGATTTACCTGAACAGAACACACAAGATCTTAAGCCAGCACTGGGGGACAACATATCTTCTAGAAAGCCCGTGGttgaagaaaagttgaataaagGAGATACACCGCCTACTGATATGTCAGGCGcgctctccctctcccttgctTTTCCAGCATCAAAGGAACAATAG